TCGGCCGCAACGGCCTGTACGGCGAAGGCGGCGCCGACTATCCCGACAATTACCGGCGCTTCGCGGCATTCGCTGCGGCATCAGTCGCGGCCCTTCCGCGCCTCACCAGTGGACCGGTGTTGCTGCACGCCCACGACTGGCACGCAGCACTGGCGCCTGTGTATGTCCGCACCTGGTTCCGCGGCAATCCATGGTATGATCGGATTCCGCTGGTTCTCTCGGTCCACAACGGCGGCTACCAGGGGCACTTCCCGCCGGAGGTGATGCCCGACATCGGCCTGCCGTGGTCGATCTGGACGCCCGAGAAGATGGAGTGGTATGGCAAGACGAATTACCTGAAGGGCGGCCTCACGCACGTCGACATGGCGACAACGGTGAGTCCGACGCACGCCGAAGAGTTGCGGACGCCCGCTGGCGGCTTCGGCCTGCACGACGTATATGAATGGATGGGACACCGCTTTACCGGCGTGCTGAACGGGATCGACCAGAGCGTGTGGGATCCGCAAACCGATGGGCAGATTGCTGCGCGGTTCAGCGCCAACGCGATGGAGGGGAAACGCGCCTGCAAGACAACGTTGCAGCGGCGATTCGGGCTCCCGGAGAATCCGTTCATTCCCCTCATCGGGTTCATCGGACGGATGGCGACGCAGAAGGGGCTCGACATCATCGTCCACAACACCGCGCTCTTCCACTTCGCGGCGCAGTACGTCTTCCTCGGCAGCGGTGATCGCCGGCTCGAAGAATCAGTGCATGCGTTGCACGCCGCATTGCCAAGCCGGATCGGCGTCGAGACGACATTCGCCGATCCCCTCGAGCATGAGGTGATCGCCGGCGCCGATCTCTATCTCATGCCGTCGCAGTACGAGCCGTGCGGGCTCACGCAGATGCGCGCCCAGCGGTACGGCACCATTCCGGTCGCCCGGCGCGTCGGCGGTCTCGCGGACACCATCGACGACGGCGTGACCGGATTTCTCTTCGAGGCGTTCGACGAGCGTGCCGTGGTCGGCGGCGTGTGGCGGGCGATGACGGAACATCGGTCGGCCAGTGCGTGGCGCGAGATGCAGCGCGAGGC
This sequence is a window from Gemmatimonadales bacterium. Protein-coding genes within it:
- a CDS encoding glycogen/starch synthase; protein product: MTRPSAVALPSIGGEAPMVVHLAAEYYPYARTGGLAEAAWGLHRDQHRSGLATMAIVPLYRAARAHLRHLDPVGDPFTLQLGPTPETFRLWRERDPASETPTCFIEHDGFFGRNGLYGEGGADYPDNYRRFAAFAAASVAALPRLTSGPVLLHAHDWHAALAPVYVRTWFRGNPWYDRIPLVLSVHNGGYQGHFPPEVMPDIGLPWSIWTPEKMEWYGKTNYLKGGLTHVDMATTVSPTHAEELRTPAGGFGLHDVYEWMGHRFTGVLNGIDQSVWDPQTDGQIAARFSANAMEGKRACKTTLQRRFGLPENPFIPLIGFIGRMATQKGLDIIVHNTALFHFAAQYVFLGSGDRRLEESVHALHAALPSRIGVETTFADPLEHEVIAGADLYLMPSQYEPCGLTQMRAQRYGTIPVARRVGGLADTIDDGVTGFLFEAFDERAVVGGVWRAMTEHRSASAWREMQREAMSRDFGWDRVAERYIDIYVRAIALAAGRGG